GGCGGGGAGATGTCGGTCCAGTGTTTTCCGCCGTCGTGGGTGCGCAGGACGGTGCCGGACGTGCCCGCGACCCAGGCGGTGCTACGGCTGACGGCCGCCAGGCCGCGGAAACGGGCGGTGCTGCCGCTGTCCTTGAGGCGCCAGTGCCAGCCGGCATGTGGGGTGGGGTGCGAGGTGGCCGAGGGCGCTGTGCCGGCCGGTGCGGCCGCCGCCTGTGGGACGGCGGACGGCACCGCGAGGGCCGTGAGTGCCGAAAGGGCCGTGAGTGTCGACACGGCGGCGCCCGGACGCCATGGCCTCCGTGCGGAACCAGGGGCCGATTGCCCGCCCTTGTCGCGCCTGCCCGAAAACCAGCCGCTGCACAATAAGCGCCCCATGCGCCGCATTCGCCCCACCCCGCTCACGTCGTGCGCTGGAAGCTAGTCCAGCCCGGCCTTCCCGTCCAGACCGCGAGAGATCCGGCGAACAGCCGGAACAGTTGGCCTATTTGGCATATTCAACCTATTCGGAATATTCGGCGGGACCGAGGCAGTGAGGACAGTTGGGGCGAGTTGCACGTGCGGTAGACGCGCGGGCTCGCCGTAATTCCCCGTCTTGCGCCGCCGAGCTTGGATACTGGCGGAGCGTCAACCACTCGCCGGCGCCGCCAAAGAGGGCATTTCGCAAAATTCAAGGACGCGTGACACAGGTCACGTGGGTTCCATGGGATTCCAATGCACCTCACGCGACGGCCTGGCCGTCCTAGTGGTTGTAGACCCAGGAATTCGCAACAATTGCAAGGGAGCCGGCGATGTCCAGCGTCATCGACCAAGCCGTTCAGGCCCGACTCATCGCAAGCGCTCCCCTGTCGCGGGCGATTCCGGCGAGCCTGCGCTACGACCGCACCGACCCCTTCGCGGTCCGCTTGGCCTTTCCGCCCGCCGCCTCGCTGGACGGAGCGGAAGTGACCTGGACGTTCGCGCGGGAACTGCTGGAGGAGGGCCTGTGCGAGCCGGCCGGCGCGGGCGACGTACAGATCTGGCCGGCGAATCCCGACGGTGAACGCGAGGTGGTCGTGGTGGAGTTCCACACCCCCGACGGGATGGCGCTGGTGCAGTTCGACGCGCAGGACCTGCGGAATTTCCTGGACCGGTCGTACGGGATCGTGCCCAGGGGCGGCGAGATCCAGCACCTGGACGTCGAGGGCGACTTGGCCGCCCTGCTGCGCGGGGCGTGAAGCGGAAGTTCCGCCCACTCGTTCCCGTTCCGGACGCCCGGCGGCTCCACCCGGTGCTGTGACCGCGTGGGTTCGCCGGGTTGGTGGTCGTGACGGTTGGATGTGCGGTGACGTCCATTCGGCCGCTGGAAGCGCGATGGCTGAGCCTGTCGGTGTACGCGGATTGACCGACAGGGAGGGGCAGAAGCTGCAGCAGATCGTGCGCCGGCGCAGCACGAGTTCGGTGCGTTACCGGCGGGCGATGATGCTGCTCGCTTCTGCGGGCGGAAACCGGGTGCCGGTGATCGCCCAGCTGGTCCGGGCCGATGAGGACACCGTGCGAACGTGCTCCACCGACTCAGGAGGCGGACGGCTCGATCTCCCCCGCGAAGACGATGACCTGGTCGATGAGGCTCCGCCGCAGATGGACGACGTCCGTTCCCGCCAGGCGGGGGCCTCCATCCGGCGTGGTGAAGACCCACTGGTACCGGGCCCACTCGCCAGGCATGTCCACCGCTGAGCAGCGCACCATCGTGCCGGTCCCCGCCGGGTGGCGCCGGATGTCCAGCACGAACCGCTCGACCGCCGCGATTCCTTCGCTGCGACCCAACGGCCCCCAGAAGACCACGTCTGAGGTCAGGGACTGGGAGAGCAGGGCAGTCACATAGGTGTCGTCCGAGGCGTTGAACGCGGAGATGAACGTGTCGATCGCGGAGCGTGCCGTCTCTTCCTGCATGCCCCAGTAATACCAGCCGTTGCGCGTGCGCTCGTCCCGCGAGCCGTCTTCCCGATCTCGGTGGACCATCCCGGTCACAGCACTAGCGACCCGCCCCCTGCCGCCCTCCCGCCCTCTCCGCCCCCTCCCTCTCCTCCCCCGCGTCCCCGAACAGGTGCGCCAGCTGCAGGTCCAGCATGCGGAGCGCGTCCTGCGGCTCGTGCACGCCCAACAGGACATAGGTGGCGAGCCCGTCGACGGCGCTGATCAGCAGCATCGCCTCGTCCTCGGTCGCGCGCCCCGGGGGCAGCTCACCGCGTTCGGCGGCCCGACGGAGCTGGTCGGCGAAGAAGGCGCGGAGCTGCGGGATGCCCTGCTGTGCTTCGGCGCGCAGGGTGGGGTCGTGCACGGCGCGGGCATAGTACGCGGCGCCGACCAGGAGACCGATGCGGCTCTTGTCGTCCAGCGGCAGCATGCCTGACAAGCAGGCGCGCAGGACGGCGCGCGGTGTCGGTTCCCGGTCGAGTGACTCGATGCGTTCGCGGATCCGGGCGGCCGCCAGCCGGTTGATGTGCCGGAGGGCGAAGACCAGCATTTCGTCCTTGGTGCGGAAGTAGTGCTGCAGCCGGCCGAGCGAGATGCCGGCCTCGGCGGCGACGTCGCGCAGGCTGGCACCGTCCAGCCCGCGGGTGCTGGCGATCCGCCAGAGCGCCTCGGAGATTTCCTGGCGTCTGGCTTCGTGATCCACCTTCTTGGGCACGGACGCGACTTCTTTCTTGCGGTGGGCGGGGAGCGCGGGGGCCTGCCCCGTTCCCGCCCTGTTACGGACTTCCGCGGCGACGCCGAGGGTGTGACACCAGGGCACCGTGCGCGGCCATATCGGCTCTGCGACTTCGCGGTTCCACGGCACCACGACTCCGCAATTCTGAGGCTTTGTGTCTTTTCTGCGGCTTTGTGAATTGTGACTTCGTGGGCATGTCGACCTTCGGCACGCCACGGTCCTCGTGCGCGAACGGCCTTTCCCGAAGTCGGCGACATGTCGGGCAGGGCCCGGCGGACAGCCGCCCGGTCCGTTTTTACAAGTCGCTCGTACGGTTATAACGTACCGGTACTCAATACGATTGACTTGGAAACCGGTGACCCGCATGCCCGAGCCCGCCACCCCGCTGCTGCGCCCGCCCCGCCACCGCGTCGATCCCCGGGCACGCCGCTGGTGGACGCTGCAGGCCCTGCTGACCCTCAGCGGGCCGATGCTGCTGATCGCGCTGGTCATGGCGGTGCTGTCGATACTTTTCTTCCCCGGCGCGCTGCCGTGGCTGGGGCCGTTGCTGCTGGTCGTGCTCGTCGTGCCGGCCGTCGGCTATCTCGTGGTGATGCCCCGGTGGCGGTACGCGGTGCACGCGTGGGAGCTGGGCGGGCGCGCGGTGTACGCGGCGGGCGGCTGGTTCTGGCAGAAGCGGCGGATCGCGCCGCTGTCCCGGGTGCAGACCGTGGACACCGTGCGCGGCCCGTTGCAGCGGCGGTACGGGCTGGCGACGGTGACCGTGACCACCGCCTCGACCGCGGGCGACATCAAGATCGCGGGGCTGTCCGACGCGGACGCCGAGGAACTGTCCCGGCGGATCGGCGAGGCCGCGCAGGACGTACCGGGTGATGCCGCATGAGCGCGCCACGGGACCCCCGGACGCCCGGGCCGGCGACGACCGCGTCCGGCACGGCCCCCGCCACTCCCCCTGGGACCCCTGCCGTCACTCCCCCTCCCACCACCTCAACGGCACCGTGGCGGCGGCTGGACGCCCGTACGCTCCTGGTGCACTGCGGCTGGATGGGGGCGCCGCTCGCGTCGCTGGCGCTCACCGCGCTGGCCACCGGGGGGCGGATCACCGCCGGCGCCTGGATCACGCTCGCCGCCATTGCCGCCTCGTTCGCCGTCGTCACCACCCTCGGGCTGATCCGTTGGGCCCGTACGGAATTCCGGGTCACCGCGGACACCCTGGAGGTACGGAGCGGGCTGCTGAACCGGCGGCTGCGGAGCGTGCCGCTGCGCCGGATCCGCACCGTCGACCTGACCGCGTCGCCGCTGCACCGACTGCTGGGCGTGACCGTCCTGCGGGCGGGCACGGCGGGCTCGGGGGACGGCGGCAGCGAGCTGTCGCTGGAGGCGCTCACGGTCGCCGAGGCGGACCGGCTGCGAGCGGAGTTGCTCGCCCGGGCCGAGGCCGAGGGGGCGGCGGACGACCCGGTGGTGGCGCGGATCAGCTGGCGCTGGCTGCGCTACGCGCCGCTGACCTTCTGGGTCGTCGGCGGGGTGTTCGTCGTGGCGGGGTCGGTCTACCGGGCGCTGGACGCGATGGGCATCGAGCCGTGGAAACTCGGCTTCGTGCAGCGGGCGTTCGCCGAGTTCGGCGCGAACGCGCTGTGGCTGACGGTTCCGGCGGCGCTGCTGGTGGTGCTCGCGCTCGGTTCGGTCGGCGCGATCGCCCTGTACGTCGAGAACTGGTGGAGCTACTGCCTGGAGTGGACCGACGCCCGCTCGCTGCGGGTGCGCCGCGGGCTGTTCACCACCCGCTCGGTGACCATCGAAGGGACCCGGCTGCGGGGTGTGCTGCTGCGCGAACCGCTGCTGCTGCGGGCCGGCGGCGGCGCGCTGGTTCGCGCGGTGGCCGGCGGACTGGGCAACCGCGAGGAGAACCGCAAGCGCAGTGGGCTGCTGCCGCCGGCGCCCCGGACGGAGGCGCTGCGGGTCGCGAGCAGCGCGCTGCGGGCGGCGTTCCCGGAGGCGGAGCCGTTGACGGGGCATCCGCGGGCGGCGCTGCGCCGGCGGCGGACGCGTGGCCTGCTGTTCGTGGTGGTCCCCGGCACGGCCGTCCTCGCGGGTCTCGGCGCGGCGTTCACGCCCGTACTGCTGCACTGCGCGTGGATCTACGCGGTGGTCACCACGCCGGTGGTGTGGTGGCTGGCCCGGGACGCGTACCGCAGTTTGGGGCACGGCATCCGCGGGGCGCACCTGGTGGCCCGGTCGGGGACCTTCAGCCGCGACACCCTGGCGCTCCAGCGGTCGGCGATCGCCGCCTGGACGTTCTCCACCTCGCCGTTCACCCGCCGCTCCGGGCTGGTGACGCTGACCGCGGCGGTCGCGGCGGGCGAGGACGGATACCGGGTCCGGGACCTGGCGGCCGAGGCGGCTCCTGGCTTCGCGGCGACGGTGACCCCGGGCCTGCTCGACGAGTTCCTGGTCCACCGGCAGGGGTAGGCCCCGGCCGGCGCCGGGAGTCCGCCGGGGAGGGCGGGTGCGCCGCTTGCCCGGCCGCGCGGCCACAGCGGCCGGGGACCCCAACCGCCATAGGCGAGGGGGGTATTCAGTACAGGCGTCAACATGAGATACATCACACCCCTGTCGCGTGCACGGCGAGAGTGGGCACACCGTCTTACTGGACGAGCCTTGCCCATGACCGACAGCCGTGAGGGAGCAGCGCGATGAACACCGTCATCGACCAAGCCGTCCAGGTCCGTCTCATCGCGACGACTCCCGGCCCGTACGCGGTCCCCGCGATGCTGCATTACCAGCCCGCCGACCCGCTGGCGGTGCGGATGTCCTTCCCGCCGGAGATATCGCTGGACGGCTCGGCGGTGGACTGGGCGTTCGCCCGTGAGCTGCTGGACGAGGGGCTGCGGGCGCCGGCCGGACGGGGTGACGTGCGGGTGCGGCCGAGCGGTCCCGACCGCACGGTGATGGAGTTCCACGCCGACGAGGGCATCGCGATGGTGCAGTTGAGAACCGAGGACGTGCGGCGGTTCCTGGCCCGGTCCTACGCGGCCGTGCAGGCGGGCAGCGAGGCGGCGCACCTGGGCATGGACCGCGCCCTGGCGGAGCTGTTCGGCGCGGCGTGAGCCGCTGACAGCCGACGGGCGGGCCGGGCGCGGGGAACGGGAGCGCCCGGCGGGCCGGCCGGCGTGAACGGAATGCGGCACGCGGCGACGAAGCCGACGACAACGAACCGGCGACCCGGCACTCCCGCACACGCCGGTGCGGCTGCCGGACCCCGCGGGGGCCGGCAGCCGCACCGGTGAGGTACTGCCGTTCCTGCCGTTCCTGCCGTGGCTACCGCTTGGGGAATCCGAAGCCGTAGCCCTGCTGCTTCATCCAGGGGAGCAGCCGGTCCAGTGAGGCGACGGTCCGGGAGCGGTCGCCGCCGCCGTCGTGGAAGAGGACCGTGGGCCCGTTGGTGAGTTCGCCGCGCACCGTCGCGTCGATCGCCTCGACGCTGCCGCTCTCGAAGTCCTTGCTGTCGACGTTCCAGCCGAGCGGGCGCATGCCGTGGTCGGCGGCGAGCCGGCGGCTGTACGGCGTGAAGGCGCCGCCGGGGGCGCGGTAGTACTCGACCTTCGCGCCGCCCGCGGCGTCCTCGATCATCTTCTGCGCGTCGAGTATCTGCCGGGACTGGTAGCTCTCCGGCTGGTGGTCCATGCCGGTGTTGTGGCTGATGGTGTGGTCGCAAAGCTTGTGCCCGGCGGCCACCACCTGCTTGACCAGCTCCGGATGGGCCCTGGCCTGCGGGCCGATCATGCAGAAGACCGCCTTGACGTCGTGCTTCTTCAGCACCTCCAGCACCTTCGGGGTCCAGACGGGGTCCGGGCCGTCGTCGATGGTGATGTTCAGGCTGCGGCCGGGGCGGTCCGAGGCGTGCACGATGGACGGATCGACGGGCGCGATGCGGGGCGCCTTCTTGGCTTGCTGGGTGTTGCTGAGGGTGTCCGCCTCGGCCTGGGAGGGCCCGCCGAGTTGGCCGGACGCGATCGCCCCGACGATCCCCAGCGACACCACGGCCGCCGCCACCACTCCGATGATCCCGCCCTCAATGCCGAAGCGCCGCGCCATCGTTATCCCGTCCCTCGTGCCGTGCTGGTGTCCGTACCGGACGGCGACGGGCGCTGGTCCGCCCGGCCGCCTTCCACCACCACAGATGCACGGGGGAGCGAGCAGGCTGCTCCTGTTACGGATCCATCATGAAACTTATTGATACTGGACCCATGCCACGTGTACTTCTGATCGAGGACGACGCCGCCGTACGGGACGGGGTGACCCTCGCGCTACGGCGGCGCGGCCACGAAGTGGCGGCGGCGGCCAGCGGGGAGGAGGGCCTCACGGTCCTGCCGGGTTTCCGGCCCGACATCGTGCTGCTCGACCTGATGCTGCCCGGCAAGGACGGCTTCCAGGTGTGCCGGCTGATCCGCGCCGAGCGGCAGCTGCCCATCATCATGCTCACCGCACGTGGCGACGATCTCGATGTGGTGCTCGGGCTGGAGGCCGGCGCCGACGACTACATCGTCAAGCCGGCCCGTGGCGAGGTCTTGGAGGCCCGGATCCGGGCGGTGCTGCGTCGCACGGCGCTGCCCGCCGACGGTGCGCCGGCCGTGGAGCCGGGGCCCGCTCCGGTCGAGACGTACGGCGAGCTGGCCATAGACCGGGCCGGGCTGGTGGTCGGCAAGGGGGGCCAGGACCTGGCGCTGGCGCCCTCCGAGATGAAGCTGCTGCTGTTCCTGTCGGCCACTCCGGGGCAGGTCTTCAGCCGTCAGCAGCTGCTGGAACACGTCTGGGAGCACAGCTATCACGGCGACGCGCGGCTGGTGGACGCCTGTGTGATGCGGCTGCGGACGAAGATAGAGGACACCCCGCGCAGCCCCCGTTACGTCCAGACCGTGCGTGGCTTCGGCTACCGCTTCGGGCCGCTGTGAACCGCCTCGGCCGCCGGGTGCCGTCGCGCACCCTGCTGCGCGGGCTGCGGGCCCGGCTCGTGGTGGGGTTCCTGGTGGTGGCCGCCGTCAGCGCGCTGACCACCGCGCTGCTGACCTACCGCGAGGCCCGTAACGCCATCCTCCAGCGCTCCCAGGACATCGCCGTCAACGATCTGCGTGCGCAGGTCAATTCGCTGGCGCCGGAGCTGACGGTTCCGCCGGCGCAGGAGGACCTGGACAACTTCCGGGTCCAGCTGGAGCGCTCCGGAAAATCCCGCGAATGGGATATTTCGGTGCATTACCGAGGTGTGCCGGACAGCGATGAGGGCGGACTGCGGCGCGGGGTGGTGGTCCCCGCCGACCTCAAGTCGTCGGTGGAGAAGCGCCATGTGCCGGCCTTCCAGCGCATCGACCGGGCCGGTGCCCCCTGGCTGTTGATCGGCATGCCGGTCCGGCAGTCCGACGGCCAGGCTTCCGCGCTGTCGGTCTACGCCCAGCTTCCGCTCAGCGCGGAGGAGGCCAACGTCGAGGCGCTGGTGAGCGCCGCGCAGCGGGGCGCGCTGCCGGTGCTCATCCTGGCGGTGATCCCGGCGCTGCTCGCCGCGCGCGGAGTGCTGCGGCCCGTACGGGGCCTGCGGCAGGCCGCCGGGCGGATCGCCGAGGGCAAGCTGGACACCCGGCTGGAGGTCAAGGGCGCCGACGAACTCGCCGACCTGTCGCGGACCTTCAACGACATGGCGGCCCGGCTGGAGGAGAGCATGGCCGAGCTGCGCCGGCTGGAGGCCAACTCCCGGCGGTTCGCGGCCGATGTCTCGCACGAGCTGCGGACGCCGCTGGCGGCGATGACCGCGGTCACCGACGT
The sequence above is a segment of the Streptomyces lydicus genome. Coding sequences within it:
- a CDS encoding SsgA family sporulation/cell division regulator translates to MSSVIDQAVQARLIASAPLSRAIPASLRYDRTDPFAVRLAFPPAASLDGAEVTWTFARELLEEGLCEPAGAGDVQIWPANPDGEREVVVVEFHTPDGMALVQFDAQDLRNFLDRSYGIVPRGGEIQHLDVEGDLAALLRGA
- a CDS encoding nuclear transport factor 2 family protein is translated as MQEETARSAIDTFISAFNASDDTYVTALLSQSLTSDVVFWGPLGRSEGIAAVERFVLDIRRHPAGTGTMVRCSAVDMPGEWARYQWVFTTPDGGPRLAGTDVVHLRRSLIDQVIVFAGEIEPSAS
- a CDS encoding TetR/AcrR family transcriptional regulator, with product MPKKVDHEARRQEISEALWRIASTRGLDGASLRDVAAEAGISLGRLQHYFRTKDEMLVFALRHINRLAAARIRERIESLDREPTPRAVLRACLSGMLPLDDKSRIGLLVGAAYYARAVHDPTLRAEAQQGIPQLRAFFADQLRRAAERGELPPGRATEDEAMLLISAVDGLATYVLLGVHEPQDALRMLDLQLAHLFGDAGEEREGAERAGGRQGAGR
- a CDS encoding PH domain-containing protein; translated protein: MPEPATPLLRPPRHRVDPRARRWWTLQALLTLSGPMLLIALVMAVLSILFFPGALPWLGPLLLVVLVVPAVGYLVVMPRWRYAVHAWELGGRAVYAAGGWFWQKRRIAPLSRVQTVDTVRGPLQRRYGLATVTVTTASTAGDIKIAGLSDADAEELSRRIGEAAQDVPGDAA
- a CDS encoding PH domain-containing protein — encoded protein: MSAPRDPRTPGPATTASGTAPATPPGTPAVTPPPTTSTAPWRRLDARTLLVHCGWMGAPLASLALTALATGGRITAGAWITLAAIAASFAVVTTLGLIRWARTEFRVTADTLEVRSGLLNRRLRSVPLRRIRTVDLTASPLHRLLGVTVLRAGTAGSGDGGSELSLEALTVAEADRLRAELLARAEAEGAADDPVVARISWRWLRYAPLTFWVVGGVFVVAGSVYRALDAMGIEPWKLGFVQRAFAEFGANALWLTVPAALLVVLALGSVGAIALYVENWWSYCLEWTDARSLRVRRGLFTTRSVTIEGTRLRGVLLREPLLLRAGGGALVRAVAGGLGNREENRKRSGLLPPAPRTEALRVASSALRAAFPEAEPLTGHPRAALRRRRTRGLLFVVVPGTAVLAGLGAAFTPVLLHCAWIYAVVTTPVVWWLARDAYRSLGHGIRGAHLVARSGTFSRDTLALQRSAIAAWTFSTSPFTRRSGLVTLTAAVAAGEDGYRVRDLAAEAAPGFAATVTPGLLDEFLVHRQG
- a CDS encoding SsgA family sporulation/cell division regulator, with the protein product MNTVIDQAVQVRLIATTPGPYAVPAMLHYQPADPLAVRMSFPPEISLDGSAVDWAFARELLDEGLRAPAGRGDVRVRPSGPDRTVMEFHADEGIAMVQLRTEDVRRFLARSYAAVQAGSEAAHLGMDRALAELFGAA
- a CDS encoding polysaccharide deacetylase family protein; this translates as MARRFGIEGGIIGVVAAAVVSLGIVGAIASGQLGGPSQAEADTLSNTQQAKKAPRIAPVDPSIVHASDRPGRSLNITIDDGPDPVWTPKVLEVLKKHDVKAVFCMIGPQARAHPELVKQVVAAGHKLCDHTISHNTGMDHQPESYQSRQILDAQKMIEDAAGGAKVEYYRAPGGAFTPYSRRLAADHGMRPLGWNVDSKDFESGSVEAIDATVRGELTNGPTVLFHDGGGDRSRTVASLDRLLPWMKQQGYGFGFPKR
- a CDS encoding response regulator transcription factor encodes the protein MPRVLLIEDDAAVRDGVTLALRRRGHEVAAAASGEEGLTVLPGFRPDIVLLDLMLPGKDGFQVCRLIRAERQLPIIMLTARGDDLDVVLGLEAGADDYIVKPARGEVLEARIRAVLRRTALPADGAPAVEPGPAPVETYGELAIDRAGLVVGKGGQDLALAPSEMKLLLFLSATPGQVFSRQQLLEHVWEHSYHGDARLVDACVMRLRTKIEDTPRSPRYVQTVRGFGYRFGPL
- a CDS encoding ATP-binding protein, with protein sequence MNRLGRRVPSRTLLRGLRARLVVGFLVVAAVSALTTALLTYREARNAILQRSQDIAVNDLRAQVNSLAPELTVPPAQEDLDNFRVQLERSGKSREWDISVHYRGVPDSDEGGLRRGVVVPADLKSSVEKRHVPAFQRIDRAGAPWLLIGMPVRQSDGQASALSVYAQLPLSAEEANVEALVSAAQRGALPVLILAVIPALLAARGVLRPVRGLRQAAGRIAEGKLDTRLEVKGADELADLSRTFNDMAARLEESMAELRRLEANSRRFAADVSHELRTPLAAMTAVTDVLDEDADSLDPDTASAVRLISQETGKLARMVEDLMEVSRFDAGAAALHPDEVDVGETIRKTLQARAWQKRVVAELPEDVRARLDPRRLDVVVANLVGNALHHGGEPVRVVLHAPEPGADRLLIEVSDSGPGIDPEVLPHVFERFYKADSARARSEGSGLGLAIAMENVRLHGGTMRAANSPEGGAVFTVDLPLRHDEPNETADADGPDATSAAGTRTAKENDA